One genomic segment of Helianthus annuus cultivar XRQ/B chromosome 14, HanXRQr2.0-SUNRISE, whole genome shotgun sequence includes these proteins:
- the LOC110907809 gene encoding uncharacterized protein LOC110907809, producing MEDGNYHHDRKEPAIKVVRSVREDDKLWVVTVEGKRTSASTCSMMLSSSNYNVWLLHMKAIMKVYKVWEAIEPGSTDEEKNNMAVVLIFQSIPESMIMQIGDLDSPKAIWDAIKSRNVGADRVKEARLQTLATEFDNLRMKETEAIDDFAGKLSCIASKSASLGETMDETKLVKKFLKSLPRGKYIHIVATLEQTLDLKTIKFEDIVGRLKAYEEGLKEEDVVEPQSKLLFNKTETSSSSTNNRARGQGTRGRGGNRGRGNRDGNNSSRSNREEGSSNENKNRSKEKTEICPKSNVTDVISLDTLCRGARNETKMKPS from the coding sequence agccggcgatcaaggttGTACGATCAGTCAGAGAAGATGACAAACTCTGGGTCGTCACCGTCGAAGGGAAAAGAACCAGCGCATCAACCTGTTCAATGATGCTCTCCTCGTCCAACTACAACGTTTGGTTGCTGCATATGAAGGCAATCATGAAGGTGTATAAGGTATGGGAAGCGATTGAACCGGGATCAACTGATGAAGAAAAGAATAACATGGCGGTTGTTCTTATATTCCAATCGATACCGGAGTCCATGATCATGCAGATCGGCGATCTGGATAGTCCTAAAGCTATCTGGGATGCAATCAAATCTCGCAACGTTGGTGCGGATCGAGTCAAAGAAGCCCGATTACAAACCCTAGCAACCGAGTTTGATAATCTGCGCATGAAGGAGACCGAGGCGATCGATGATTTTGCCGGGAAACTATCTTGTATAGCCTCAAAGTCGGCATCGTTAGGAGAAACAATGGACGAAACTAAACTCGTCAAGAAGTTTCTCAAAAGTTTACCACGTGGTAAGTATATCCACATCGTTGCAACCCTTGAACAAACGTTGGATCTCAAAACTATAAAGTTTGAAGATATTGTTGGGAGATTGAAAGCTTATGAGGAAGGGTTGAAGGAAGAAGATGTTGTTGAACCACAGTCAAAGTTACTGTTCAATAAAACCGAAACATCATCATCGTCGACCAACAATCGAGCCCGAGGTCAAGGAACACGGGGTCGTGGAGGGAACCGTGGTCGAGGGAATCGCGATGGTAATAACTCGAGCCGTTCCAACAGAGAAGAAGGATCCAGCAACGAAAACAAAAACCGAAGCAAAGAAAAAACCGAGATATGTCCAAAATCCAATGTTACCGATGTGATAAGTTTGGACACTTTGTGTCGCGGTGCCCGGAACGAAACAAAGATGAAGCCCAGTTAG